Part of the Candoia aspera isolate rCanAsp1 chromosome 1, rCanAsp1.hap2, whole genome shotgun sequence genome, TTGTAGCAGTTTTTCTATGAGGAAAGGCTGTGACATTTGAGGTTTTTAGTTTAGAAAGAGAGTGAGTGAGAGGGGACATAAGGTGTGCGAAATTAGGaatggtgtggataaagtggacaaggagaagctattttccccttcccaaaatacaaGAACCAGAGGTTAACCAGTGAAATTGAATCAGGACGGACAAAATGAAATAGTTTGACATAACGCTTAATTGAACCAAAATAGTGTTGGATCAATTCATAGAAATCATGTGGCTATTAGCTTTGATGGCAATGTGACTGCATctaaaggccatctgctgggaaactagtgggcttccttgtgtaaTTGATTGGCaattgtgagaacagactgctgggctagatgggccaggggtccaatccagcagggcactgcctATGTTCTAAGACTGATTTAACAGATCATATTTTATATGGTAACAGTCTTGGAAAATGCATCTGGTATGTCATTTTTCAGTAGTAAATGTGTGAAAGAACCTCTATATGGAAATTTGAAATTATAAAAGTGTTTATGAAAAGGGCATTTTCCAAAGGATttctataatttattattatagttaatGGAGTAGGGTTAGAATCAATGCAAACACTTCCCCAAGCAAAAATGACATGATGTTAATCCACCATATAGGACTTCATGCCACACATGAAGTGGGAAGTAAACTGCAAATTTTCAGTCTTGTTTCTGTCGACACAAAAACCCCAGAAATAATAGCAACTTCCTTCCTATAGCTTACagttattttgttgttgctgcaagACAGCATTTCAGTCTAGTGAATCAAAAATACGGTAGGATGGACTttctaaataggaaaaaaaatctaaaggcaCTGTATGATTTatccttcttccctctttcttccATTTATTACAGAGAAAGGCACAAATTACTTGCACAGCTATCTTCATCATTTGGGGCATACTAGTCCACTTAGTTCTTCCTCCCTTTGTTTTTATGGTGACCGAGGAATGGGATTATATTGAAGGTCTCTACTTCTCATTCATCACCATTACCACAATAGGATTTGGAGACTACGTTGCTGGTTAGTAATAAGCCTGTCATTTGAGTAGCTTCTAACATGAATATTTTGGGTGTTTTTGGCTGTTGGTCTttggatgttttaaaatatgtcaaTAGGAATGAGCAGTATTACAGATAACAACAATTAAGATTAAGTAATACATTGGTCTTTGTGCTATGCTGAggctcagcaaaaaaaaaaagggggatgtCAGAATGAAAAATTACCTCAGGGAACAACCATGGAACTAACTGTATTTGCTGTTCTGCTTCCTCTAAGACAGATGATATCTAAACCCTTGCGTTGTCTAAACTTGTGGGACActtgacaaataaataagcctagattataaaatgttatttattatatgtatatgtttgaTATTGAAATAATCAAAATTCTAACTCTATGTAACCATTGAGTTAATTAACCTTGAATGCTTGTCTTTTAAATTTCCAGAATAGACTGGTCTCAGCTTGGAACCTGAGCTTCACTCAATACACCATTTGACAGCTTAGGTCACAGAAAGGGCATAAACTGGACTTCTAGAGATTTTCAGAAACTTCCGTAAATGTGCCATAAGCACAATTTACCCATGAAAATGTTGAGCTTTTAGTAAAGTTAACAAATTTCTGTGTCAATTGCAGTAACTGCAGATGTAGAGTAACTGAATTTATATTTCTTgtgctgtcttttttttcccttttaggtGTGAATCCAGATATGAACTACCACTCCCTCTATAGATATTTTGTGGAGCTGTGGATCTACCTAGGCCTTGCTTGGCTTTCACTGTTTGTCAACTGGAAAGTCAGCATGTTTGTAGAGGTTCACAAAGCAATCAAGAAacgaaggaaaaaaagaaaggagtcCTTTGAAAATCACTCTCCCACCAAAAAAGCTCTTCAGATGTCTAACACAAAAGATATCAACATATTCAGTTTCCTctccaaaaaggaagaaagttaCAATGATCTCATTAAGCAGATTGGAAAGAAGGCTTTGAAGACAAGCAGTGACAAAATTCTAAATTCAGAGCAAGCCAAGCCAACCTTGCAACATACCAACAAAGACCTTAAAGTGATGTACACACGGAACAATATGTTTGATTATGATGAGGTTTCTCTTGGGCTACAAAACTATCACGTTATGAGGCATTTGACTGACAAACGTCTTGGGGATAGCCCAATTGAGGGCAACGTGTTTGTAAATCAGCTGGACCGGATCAGCGAAGAAGAAGGGGAGGCATGGGATTCACGGGATTATCGACCTCTGATTTTTGAAAATGCCAATATAACATTTGtaaatgaggatgaggatgaagaGGAGGACCTTTCAGATGATGAGGAAACTTCAAAGTCTTCTGTGGATGACAATCTTGCAGAGGAGCCTCAAAGTCCCCAGAAACTGGTGAAATTTCCATCCTCTGATGAATCTACTTTTACCAGTAATGAGATGGAGATATCAGTGCCTTATGAACAGCTTATGAATGAGTATAACACAGAAAATGCTGCAACGTGAGAAAGgtgggaggggtttttttttgaaaTCATATGATGCAAATTTTGAATAGGTGACAATTTGAACCGACAACCATAAGTGAAGAAGAAGGAATATCCTATCAGATATTTTCCGCTATTTCCTTCTATTAGCAAACTGAAAACACTTGTTGCCTGGATCTTATCTTTTGAAGAATTTTACTCACTGTGAAATAACTTCTAAAATCTTGAAGGTTCCTTACAGAGTTGATGGTTCTTGAATTTAAGAGAAAAATGTGTAAAGTTATTGAGcctgttctccctccctccctctctccctccctccctccctccctccctctctctctctttctttctttctttttctttctttcttacggTGATGCTGGAGTAAAGCTCTTAAGATTGCAGTCAGACTGGTTTGGGTTGATTGCAGGCCATGATTGCATTGGATTACTGCACTAACACTTCAGCTCTGAAGAAACTGAATACAAATCAGGCCAAGGTTCGGAGTGGAAATCGTTGATAGATTTATCAAGTCACACCATAAAACTCTCTTCATTCTCCTTTAAGGGATGCTTGAACTGGAAGAGCAGAGTATTCTGAAGGCCAGAGTTGAGATACATGGGTGACTTGACTAGTGTCTATTCAAGTTAAGATAGCTCTGTTGAATTATGAGCTGAAGTTCATGTACAGAAATACTAACTTGAAACACAGGATCAATCTACTGGTAGTATGGATCTTGTATATACAAGAAACTAAACATTTCCAAATGCTCCTGATGTTCATGAAAAGCACATATAACTGATGTTTGAAATGCAGTAAAAGAGAATGGCGCAAGAAGATATATAGAGGACaggtttaaaaatgaagaaaagcacAGTGACAGACTTCTCTTTTGCATCAGAAGTGCCCTTTCACCATCTGTGCTCTAGAGGAAATACTTGAATGAACTTCATTTATAGGTCAAAGTGAAGTTTAAAGGAACCCTGCTTTTGAATCAGCATATCTTATCAAATAGGCTGAATAGCTGAAGTTCCATCTGAAGGATCTAATAACTACTTTCTTCCTTGTTCTGTCAGTGGCTCCATTTCTATAAAGTTCTCCACTCCATCCAGTACTTTAGGTAATATTTTGTTATGAGCTGAAATACTGCTGTAGTATTTCAGTTGGCTTTCTAAATAAACTAAAGCGTTAGCTTATTTTTAATGAACTCCCTTAACACAAGACAAGGAGTATGAGAAGCATTACAGAAGCAACAAAACATAATTATCAAATCAAAATTTATCTTTATGTTGCTATAAAACTGACACAAtgattggaattatttttaaaatagaaaactgCCTATGATTTGTAACTTTCTGCTGAAAAGCAATTCTCAAAGGTATTCTAGCAGCTTAAGTAATAGAGCTGCTTGGATGATTTAGTTAGTCACTCCAGTGTAAATCTTTATGTTACAGTTCTATGGCTTCAGTCTAGAAATGGAATGAACATTACAGCTATTGAAAAATTGGGGAGAGGATTTCTGAATTTAAAATGACAAGACAGGCGAAGGGGAACTTTGCAGTACTAATTGTGAATAAGGTACATTCAAATCCACTCATACGCTGTAATGTTGACTTCTGTGCTGGGAGAGTGGATGCATTCTATTCTCTTTAGAGACATATCTCTGACTAGCCATACACTTCTGTTGGTAAACTCTTCTtgaaaagacagttttaaaatatttgctgaaAAAAAGTCCATTCCTGTTTTGAGCGGTGTACAGTTTGTGCAGAAATGGTTGCAGAAATTTGATTAGTAAGGAACTCAAACAGTTGTATTTTCATGCAGTTATTTCACTGAATGTGCCAGTGTTACCCTATggattatataattattttagccATTGCTGAATTTGAGCTCAGGAGGCTATTCTTGTTGCTCTCAAAAACTCGGTAGCTATTTGACTAGATAGCTCCTTGAAAGACAAGGTTGATTTTTATTGCTACACCGTAAAAAAATCTTTATCACCAAACAGCTCAAAGACCCAGAGGCACCACATTTCTAACCGGGTGGTTCTTAGTTATGGGTACTACTTGTGCCATGTGCATGTGACAAAAGTATATCTGGCTTTCCTGAAGACAACTTTGTGAAGCTGATGCTGTAGTCTTGGATATATTTCCTGAATGGATGGCTAAAAGGTTTGTCTCTGCACTAAAGAAATACACAGTTATGTGTAAAATGAATGTTCTTAATGTTTTACAGCATTTTAAATACAGTATAGGAGCAAAAAAGAGAGTGTATGATAGTGTATGTTGCTGCTTTTGGTGTGACTGTTGCATTGCTTATGTGCTGGATTGCACAGGTAGACAGATAAGAAATGATACAAGTTTGAAACAGCTTGGCATCTAGAGATGAAGTCCTTTCTAAAATTCAGGCTTGGTGCTGCTCTTTAGGTTTGATACATAGGGTATTAACACCTTCCTTTAAACATGCCCCATAATTCTAAAGATTTGTCTAGCTGCCAGATAAACTTCgtatttttaaatttgaaatcaAGATGAAATTGATAGTTAGGCTTTGATTTTCCACCTGGTGTTTGGGAGAAGATCTCATTAGTGGAGATTTACTCCAAGCACTTGGACCATTGATGAAAGCCTTAATTCTTAATAATTCCATTTTGTGCCTTGGTACAGGTGAAATTACAAAATGTACTTACTGTATCTCACTGTGACTAGCACAAAGCTGTATGAACAGCTTTATTAGCTACATAATATGTTCAGTGGCCCTTTATGCTTGAGTACAGTTTTCCAGCAGGCGTTATGTGGTAGTAGCTTGGACCTATGTTAGAGAACTGATCTTCCTTACCATTCCGATGAGAAATACTGTCTTCCGTATGTTAAGGGAAATCAGTCTTTTTGttctgagtatttatttatttatggtcccaggccaataaataaattaaaggtgATGACAGAGGCGACAATTCTTGTTCTGACTGTGGGATTTGATGAAGTAACTATTAAAAGAAGCACTGATTCATGGGGGAGGTTCAATAGCATTTGAAGTGCCTTTCATTCTCTGGCTTCTTGGCTACATTTTGGGAAGAATTTGCATAATATGAAACACCCTGGAATGTAAGGGTTGCAGGCCACTACTGTTTTTTATTGGGGAGTATACAGTTTAACAAAGCTAACCAGCTTAGCTTTGGGCTCATGTTATATAATGTAGCTGTTTACagaaggcatttaaaaaaaagattgtcgCTAATCATCAAAAGCACAAGAGCATCAATATTATTCATATGTTTCAAAACAAAAGGGAGGGCTCTTCCCAGTTATCTCTATATAAACTGTGGATCATGAAGCCTTAATACTGCTGCTTTCCCTGCTACTTTCCCCCATGACCAATATTGTGAGTTGGATCAGGAAAACTTAGAACTTAGCTAGCTAAGCTTTATACTGTTGTTGGAAAGTAAGATTGTTTCAGAAGCTGAAACAACAAGATGAGTGACTGTTCTTCCTTTTACTCAGTAGAATTTTCCCATGACAAGAATTAATCAAACCTGGTAGTATTTCCTAGAGTTGTTTTCAATGGTTTTATGGTAAAGTGGTAAAGAATGGAAAACTACTCATTGTTGATTTCTGAGTATATTTAATACAAAAGTGACTCACGGTTTCTGTAACAGGTTTATGTAAAGCAGCATACCAATCATGCTTATTTAAAAGCGGGCCATCGAACAAACAGTAAAGTACTGTTAAGCAAGAAATTTTGAAAAGTGCCCTCTTTCTTTGCAGATATGATTAACTTGATTGCTGGCAATGGACATATCA contains:
- the KCNK5 gene encoding potassium channel subfamily K member 5 — encoded protein: MVDRGPLLTSAIIFYLSIGAAIFEVLEHPYLRQAAEGYKLKKTELLKEFPCLGQEGLDKILRVVSEAAGQGVSIDANDTFNYWNWPNAVIFAATVITTIGYGNVAPKTSAGRLFCIFYGLFGVPLCLTWISALGKFFGGRAKRLGQFLTKRGVSLRKAQITCTAIFIIWGILVHLVLPPFVFMVTEEWDYIEGLYFSFITITTIGFGDYVAGVNPDMNYHSLYRYFVELWIYLGLAWLSLFVNWKVSMFVEVHKAIKKRRKKRKESFENHSPTKKALQMSNTKDINIFSFLSKKEESYNDLIKQIGKKALKTSSDKILNSEQAKPTLQHTNKDLKVMYTRNNMFDYDEVSLGLQNYHVMRHLTDKRLGDSPIEGNVFVNQLDRISEEEGEAWDSRDYRPLIFENANITFVNEDEDEEEDLSDDEETSKSSVDDNLAEEPQSPQKLVKFPSSDESTFTSNEMEISVPYEQLMNEYNTENAAT